The following DNA comes from Winogradskyella sp. PG-2.
TATATTATTGGTCAATCTATTAATTAAACGAATCTGATCTGGTGTGAGTGCTGTACCAGAAGACGACACTACATTCTTAACTCCTGTTTGGTAGAACTGAATTACATCTGTATATCCTTCGACCAAAAAACAATTATCTTCTTTAGCAATGGTTTGCTTTGCGTAATACAAACCATAAAGCACTTTACTTTTATGATAGATTTCGCTTTCCGGAGAATTGAGGTACTTTGCCGCTTTTTTATCGTTAGTTAGAATACGTCCACCAAAACCTAAAATACGACCGCTCATACTGTGGATAGGAAACATAACTCTACCTTTAAACCTATCGAATCGTTTCTCATCCTTTACAATGGTAAGACCTGTACCAGATAGAAAATCTATATTATAACCTTTACCCAAAGCATCATCTGTAAAGGCTTGCCATTCATCTAAAGAATAGCCTAATTGAAATTTTTTAATAGTCTCTTCTGAAAAGCCTCGTTCCTTAAAATAGCTTAAACCTATGGCTTTGCCTTGATCCGTTTGGTGTAGTATTTTTTGAAAATATGTGTTTGCATATTCACTGACTAAATACAGACTTTCTCTTGTATCTGCTTGTGCCTTTTCTTCATCTGTACGTTCAGTTTCTTCAATTTCTATATTATACTTCTTGGCTAAATATTTAATGGCCTCAGGATATGTAAAATGTTCGTGCTCCATTAAAAAGCTTACGGCATTACCACCTTTACCTGTTGAGAAATCTTTCCAAATTTGTTTTACAGGAGATACCATAAAACTTGGTGTACGTTCTTCACTAAAAGGACTTAAGCCTTTAAAACTACTTCCCGATTTTTTTAGTTGAACAAAATCACCAATGACCTCCTCAACGCGAGCGGTTTCAAATACTTGTGCTATGGTGTTTTGTGAAATCAAAAATTAGGGGTTTAGCAAGTTTGTAAATTTAAGATAAACAATTTGTTTTAAAAATTTAAAATCTATATTAACTAGACTTTCTTGGATGTGGTTAATAAAAAAAGCCTTCATCTGAAATAAAAGAAGACTTTAACACTTAAAAAATTATTGATTTAGTCTAAGTCCCATCGAAGACCAAGAGAAATATTATTTTGCTCAAACGCCTGATCTTTAAATAAGGGACTTAAGTCGTATTTAGCATATATAGATAAATCACCAAAGCCAATATAACCACTCAATCCATAAACAAAGTTAGATGTATTGAAATTTCGTTTTTCTTTATTCTTAACTCGGTTACCGTCCTCATCTTCGTATAATAGTTTCTGCTGTGTACCTAATCTTACTCCACCAAAACCACCAAGTCCTATTTTAAAATGGTTATCAGTTGTATATCTTAATCTATCTTTAAAATCCCTTTTTTTAGATGGACCAAACTCAAAATGTACTGGCAGAACTAAATTGGTTACTCTCAACTTTGCTTTTTTAAGATCTAATGGAAACTCTTGTAATGTTGTTTCATCACCGTCTTGCACAAAGTATTGATTATTCTTTATATTTAATTTATTCCATTGAAACGAAAATCCATAGTTTAATCTAGCAAAATTAGAGTCTTTAAACAATCTTGTTTCCCATACCCAACCTAATTCTACAAAACCTGAACCACCTTTTTTGTAAGGTGAGTCATCTAAGCTTTGTCCATCTCCTATGGTATTGTTAAATCCTATAGCAAATAATAATTTATTTGATGTACGTATATCGTATTTAGGTTTTTGTTTTTTATTTGGTCCTAAATTTATATAAACTCCATTACTTCCAACACTCAAAGAAATTTGTTCATCTTCAGACGAGGTAGAATCATATCCATTGCGCTTTATTAATTCAATTTTACTATTAATAATTGCTGTTCTATCTTCTATATTTAAAGCTGCTTTTTGGGCTGCTGCTTTCTTTAATTCTTCAGCATTAGCAGCTGTAATTTCATCATTATCGAGTTGCTTATTAATTGCTTCAATTCTTAATTTTAAAGCTGCTTTTTCTGATTCTCTTATCTTTTCTTTCTGCTGCGTTAAAATTTTAATTCTGTATTCAGTTGTTTGTCTTTGAATTGAATCATTTTCCTTGTTTTGACTTTGTACAGTAGCAAAAGTTAATGAGATAACTAAGTAAACTACTAATCGTGTAATTGTATTCATAACTGTTCGTTTTTTGATTTATTGATGTTAATTTGATTCTTGTTTTAATTATTGCGCTCTGCAACTTTTGTTTTCACTGTTTCATAACTTTCTTTAAGTGCTTCAAACACTTTAGTTCTAAAGGATTGCCCCATATCTTCTTGTACACTTAGTAATAAAGCGTCAGCATCAACTGTCTTAGAAGATTCCTTTTGTAGTTTGTTTTTAAAAAGTTCTTTACTTGCTACTTTTAATAGTGAATCTATTTCTCTATCCGTTACAGAATTATCATCTGATTTCAACTGTTTAATCGCAGTTGCCACAGCATCTTCTATGATTAATTTACCCGAATTAACTGACAAATCTTCTTTCAACAAATCTTCCTTATTTGGTATAGCTGTTTTAATTGTTGATTTATTATTTTCTGCAATCTGTATCATAGACTTAGGTCTCTTTTCTGTTACTTTTTTATACTCAATAATCCGTGGTTTATTGATAATTGGCGCGTCGTCCTTTAAATGCTCATTACTTTCATCTTCTATTGCTAATTCAGTAGTTTCTTTAATATTGATATTTTGAGTTTCCTTTTCTTTTTGAAATTCTCTTTGTACTTCTTCAACAACTTGTTGAATAATTTCTTCACTACCTTCATTATTAAAAAACTGAACAGAAACCGCAATCATAATAATTAAACCGGCAGCAATACTTAGCCACCAATAAATCAGGTTTCTAGACTTCTTTTGATCTGCATCTAAACGTTCAGACAACTTAGACCAACCTTCTGCTGATGGAGATAACGAGCGTTTCTCGAGCTTATCTTTTAAATGTTCTTCAAATTTAATTGGTGCCATAACTGTTGTTATTTAATTCTTTAATTTTTTTCTGAAGCATTTGCCTTGCTTTAAACAATTGCGACTTTGATGTGCCTTGAGATATATTCAATAATTCTGCAATCTCACTATGCTTATAACCTTCTATTGCATACATCACAAATACCATTTTATATCCTTCTGGCAAACTATCTATGAGTTGTTGTATCTCTGCAACTTCAATATTTGTTTTTATGTTGTTAGAATAATCGTGTTCTAAATAATCATCTTCTGTAGCAAACTCAATATTTTTTTTCTGTCTTAAATATGATATCGCTTCCCTTACCATAATGCGTCTCATCCAACCCTCAAAACTACCTTCTCC
Coding sequences within:
- a CDS encoding RNA polymerase sigma factor: MKVIQLHKNETKLIQRATKQNREAQNVLYELLAPKMLSICRYYIKDVHQAEEVMLNGFFKVFKYLKTFKGEGSFEGWMRRIMVREAISYLRQKKNIEFATEDDYLEHDYSNNIKTNIEVAEIQQLIDSLPEGYKMVFVMYAIEGYKHSEIAELLNISQGTSKSQLFKARQMLQKKIKELNNNSYGTN